One Labrus mixtus chromosome 12, fLabMix1.1, whole genome shotgun sequence DNA segment encodes these proteins:
- the iyd gene encoding iodotyrosine deiodinase — MALISVLTPVLAVVLCLVLGFMLVKSRETKTSSTSERKTEVASKAKDFKPWVDQDLQDDTETTAREDEDGDWVDSYEEDCQHVPYSPPSYPEEMMLQRSEEFYTLLNQRRSVRFISPEPVPREVIDNVIRTAGTAPSGAHTEPWTFVVVSDPEMKHKIRQVVEEEEEVNYRQRMGDKWVNDLAKFKTNWIKDYLDVAPYLVLIFKQTYGILPNGKKRTHYYNEISVSISCGILLAALQNVGLVTVTSTPLNCGPQLRVLLKRPVNEKLLMLLPVGYPAADATVPDLKRKPLDDIMVHI; from the exons ATGGCTCTCATCTCAGTCCTCACACCGGTCCTGGCCGTGGTCCTGTGCTTGGTTTTGGGCTTTATGTTAGTGAAATCGCGTGAGACTAAGACTAGCTCGACCTCGGAGAGAAAAACTGAAGTGGCGTCCAAAGCAAAGGACTTTAAACCATGGGTGGACCAGGACCTGCAGGACGACACAGAAACCACAGCTAGAGAAGACG AGGATGGTGACTGGGTGGACAGTTATGAGGAGGACTGTCAACATGTGCCGTACTCTCCACCAAGTTACCCTGAGGAGATGATGCTGCAGAGATCCGAGGAGTTCTACACTCTGTTAAACCAGCGGAGGTCTGTCAGGTTCATCAGCCCAGAGCCCGTCCCAAGAGAAGTCATTGATAATGTCATCCGCACTGCAG GTACAGCTCCTAGTGGAGCTCACACAGAGCCCTGGacctttgttgttgtgtcaGACCCAGAAATGAAGCACAAGATCAGACAGGTagtggaagaagaggaagaggttaACTACCGTCAGAGGATGGGGGACAAGTGGGTCAATGATTTGGCCAAATTTAA GACAAACTGGATTAAGGATTACTTGGACGTTGCTCCGTACCTGGTCCTCATTTTCAAACAGACCTATGGGATTCTACCAAATGGCAAGAAAAGGACACATTACTACAATGAAATCTCAGTCTCCATATCCTGTGGAATCCTTTTGGCGGCattacag AACGTGGGTCTTGTAACTGTCACGTCGACGCCTCTAAACTGTGGTCCCCAGCTCAGGGTCCTCCTCAAGCGGCCGGTCAATGAGAAGCTGTTGATGTTACTTCCTGTAGGTTATCCTGCTGCTGACGCCACAGTGCCTGATTTGAAACGCAAGCCTCTGGATGATATCATGGTGCACATTTGA